The DNA segment GGAAGTAAACGTAGGCCGAGTGAAATTCCCTTGGCGTTAGATTGTTGGCGTAGTGAAACCTGTAAACCCTGTCGAGGGCCTCTCTGGCTTTTTCAACGTCGTAGAGGTACTGTCCCAATGAGCCAAGTTCATCGTGGCTGAGGAGTAGCACCAGCGGGTCGTACGGGGCCGTGTCGTAGGGAACAATAAGAAGATTTCCACTTGGTGATTTCTTTCTTTTTTTGTTTTTGTTACGTTTTTTGTCGTCGTTAGTAAGCTCTTTAACAGTTCCCGGAATACCCACATAAACGTCCTTACCATTCCCACTAGGCAGTCTGACTATCCTGTGACCCAAGTTAATTTCCCTGTTTCCAGATTTATATTTACTTGTCAGTTCCACAAAGAGCTCCTGGGAATCCAAGATATTCCCTAAGATATCAGAGAAACCCTTGACTGTGGGGAATTCCTCGAACTCTATAGTCTCAACGAGCACTATCGCCCTGCCTTCCTCTCCCTTCCTCCTCGCGCACCTGCCTATACGCTGAATGAGGGCATCTAACGGAGCTATGTCCGTTACAACCAAGCCAACGTTCGGCAGGTCGAGGCCGGCCTCAACGACCTGGGTCGCCACGATGAGCCTGGCGTTATCAATAGCCTTCTCTTTCTCCTTTCTGTCCCCTGCGGTGAACCTGCCGTGAATCAGGAGAGGCTCCACTCCAAACTCCTCAGATAGCGTTTTCAGCTTAAGGTATGCAGACACAGCCCTATCAACGGTGTTCCTGACCACGAGAACCTTTTTTCCACCTTCAAGGGCATTTTTTATCTCGTCAAGCACGTCATCGAGCGTCCCCTCAACGACCTGAACGCTCACTTTCCCCCTCTCGGGCTTCCTGCCATCGTCCGGCTTTACCGTGACGATTTCAGACCCCCTGGCAATCATTTCCCTTAGCTTGGTGGGAATGGTGGCGCTCATCACCACTACCGGAACGTTAGCCTTTTCGAGCGTTTCAACCACGAGCGAAAGGAGCCGGGGCATGTACAAGCCCTCGTCCTGGTACATCTGAACCTCGTCGAAGACAACTAGGCTCTGGGCTATTGCTCCAGCGGGAAACGTGAACCTTTTGCCAACGGTTCTGTGGGCTGCTAAACCATACAGGAAGGCGTCCCACGTGGTGACGATGACCCAGCCGAGGAGTGCGTGGGTTGGCTCAAGGCCGTACTCGACTGTTACAAACCTTTCCGCGAGTTCTTTGGCCTCCTCCTCTGACTTTCCCCTGAGATTCAGAACCTCAGCCAAGAGTTTCCTAATTCTCTCGGCCTGCTTCTCCACCAGGGACCTCGTGGGGAGGACGTAGATTAGCCTCGAAACCGCCCATGTTCCGTTGTATACCTCCGTTAAGAAGGGTATCACTGCCGCTTCTGTCTTTCCTCCGGCTGTGGGCACCTCTATCACGACTTTTCCGCCATTGGACATGGCATTCTCTATCTTTTCCCACGCCGTGAGCTGGTAGTCATAGGGTTCATAGCCGGTTATGAGCCTGAAGAGCTCCCCTGGGCTTAGTTCCCCGGAATCCATATTCCAAACACCTCCCCATCAAGTTCAATGGCCCCCTCAACGTCGGGGACTTTTGCTGTTCTCTCGTAGTAGACCACTCTCTTCTTCCGCCTCTCCTCGATGGGCAGGTAGAAGACCTCCTCCCGCCTGCTTCCATAGTCTGGAGACACGAGCATCGTTTCCGTGGAGATTCTGACGGCACCGCCACTCTGCACCTTCTTGGTTAGGGCATTTGAAATCTCTCCATAAGGAGCATAAAACGCCAGCGGGGCACTGTTCTTTAGGGGTTTAACGAATCCAGCCCACACTACCGTTGAGAGGCTCTCGGTGTCTCCGAGGGTGTCAATCAGCATCGCGGCCCTCAGATAGAGGTTTTTCTCCTCCTCGGTGAGGTTCTTGAAGATGTATGCCACGAGCAGTTCCTT comes from the Thermococcus thioreducens genome and includes:
- the cas5a gene encoding type I-A CRISPR-associated protein Cas5a, producing the protein MDVLLVRLRFPFYSVARRSFQVRTSLILPSPSALKGALARGLVLLRGADGENLDDVARKAVEELDEKLVDAKAVGVAPLTPMVKTAFLLKRLRNLEKGSKPEKDDAMRREYVFTKELLVAYIFKNLTEEEKNLYLRAAMLIDTLGDTESLSTVVWAGFVKPLKNSAPLAFYAPYGEISNALTKKVQSGGAVRISTETMLVSPDYGSRREEVFYLPIEERRKKRVVYYERTAKVPDVEGAIELDGEVFGIWIPGN
- the cas3 gene encoding CRISPR-associated helicase Cas3', producing the protein MDSGELSPGELFRLITGYEPYDYQLTAWEKIENAMSNGGKVVIEVPTAGGKTEAAVIPFLTEVYNGTWAVSRLIYVLPTRSLVEKQAERIRKLLAEVLNLRGKSEEEAKELAERFVTVEYGLEPTHALLGWVIVTTWDAFLYGLAAHRTVGKRFTFPAGAIAQSLVVFDEVQMYQDEGLYMPRLLSLVVETLEKANVPVVVMSATIPTKLREMIARGSEIVTVKPDDGRKPERGKVSVQVVEGTLDDVLDEIKNALEGGKKVLVVRNTVDRAVSAYLKLKTLSEEFGVEPLLIHGRFTAGDRKEKEKAIDNARLIVATQVVEAGLDLPNVGLVVTDIAPLDALIQRIGRCARRKGEEGRAIVLVETIEFEEFPTVKGFSDILGNILDSQELFVELTSKYKSGNREINLGHRIVRLPSGNGKDVYVGIPGTVKELTNDDKKRNKNKKRKKSPSGNLLIVPYDTAPYDPLVLLLSHDELGSLGQYLYDVEKAREALDRVYRFHYANNLTPREFHSAYVYFRELKLFSAPPEYELRSRPELYSMLYVLNGNENCDRRSKFEINRIIRVSHSTLKAQWENIKDCIKGKLVRRWNANEERYEWVCEKTSDRNPKALTIYAVSGEYYSPELGFWRGMSQEQNTKVKQASKEDDAGDISPGSRWRNNPGKTAQATLLDFMGVRE